One stretch of Zingiber officinale cultivar Zhangliang chromosome 6B, Zo_v1.1, whole genome shotgun sequence DNA includes these proteins:
- the LOC121989894 gene encoding auxin-responsive protein SAUR76-like, which yields MAGKFQRLRSVLKRWNSRNRLAAAADDDEAPAGLHPVYVGKSRRRYLISSRLVDHPLFQVLIDQRSADDDPSAVVVGCEVVLFEHLLWMLENGDPSPESFDELVEFYAC from the coding sequence ATGGCCGGCAAGTTCCAGCGGCTCAGGTCCGTGCTCAAGCGGTGGAACTCCCGCAACCGCCTCGCTGCCGCTGCCGACGACGACGAAGCCCCTGCCGGTCTCCACCCCGTCTACGTCGGCAAGTCCCGCCGGCGGTACCTCATCAGCTCCCGTCTCGTCGACCACCCTCTCTTCCAAGTCCTGATCGACCAGCGCTCAGCGGACGACGACCCCAGCGCCGTCGTCGTGGGCTGCGAGGTGGTGCTGTTCGAACACCTCCTTTGGATGCTCGAGAACGGCGACCCTTCGCCGGAGTCCTTCGACGAGCTCGTCGAATTTTACGCTTGCTGA